A region from the Scylla paramamosain isolate STU-SP2022 unplaced genomic scaffold, ASM3559412v1 Contig2, whole genome shotgun sequence genome encodes:
- the LOC135096001 gene encoding uncharacterized protein LOC135096001 — MKTTVLPPPPPPPPPPPPSLLPLLLLPLLLGTALTSPLCQSADLFLGGGNVTLNTLTLIENFDHYEGWKTYLHPSLQFQGVTIECQTAEWTVTASFTNISYCLSKNSWFEVVLLCGIRGHITLAMLAGQCMWIGFGEESHSSKARLLRASAHGKSKWRKNSPAGNCTLEKLPDKPLHYFKSLHVVSTAINTTTATTTTTTATTTTTTATTTDAAAVATPKCARLHATQLLPTSAVVVVVVSVVGAVATVGCVVRVVWVKMVCPALHRRKQASQTCPETGSKPRPHEPPRPHKPTPTQRTYPHFSGSLHSLAPPHTQGTEEPTYDVMTWSNVDDDAYEKVDDLLGGNGAYEVLDDRWMTWQREQGASNVDDVESENELVYDDVMDVTRVDDSRMCPDVVYDDVMAATVEDETYEGLGGGDGSGEPAVVGDSCGVYWNVVEAGRAHNQADDSVLYQNAEIVNENDDGYKTNEGVYENVDSQKAYNSGTYEDPISVQYYKAADHDPVYQEVNDAATICEDGTEDIYLTPLPAPHPK; from the exons ATGAAAACCACAGtgttaccaccgccaccaccaccaccaccaccaccaccaccatcactactaccactactactactaccactgctactaggCACGGCCCTCACGTCACCGCTGTGCCAGTCAGCTGATTTGTTCTTAGGCGGAGGCAACGTAACGCTAAACACACTAACGTTAATCGAAAATTTTGATCATTACGAAGGATGGAAAACGTACCTGCATCCATCACTGCAATTCCAGGGGGTGACAATCGAGTGCCAAACAGCTGAGTGGACCGTGACTGCGTCCTTCACCAACATCAGTTACTGTCTCTCTAAAAACTCCTGGTTtgaggtggtgttgttgtgCGGGATTCGGGGCCACATAACGCTTGCCATGTTGGCTGGGCAGTGCATGTGGATAGGTTTCGGCGAAGAGAGCCATAGCAGCAAGGCACGGCTGCTCCGCGCCTCGGCTCACGGCAAGTCGAAGTGGCGCAAGAATTCTCCGGCTGGGAATTGCACGCTAGAGAAACTCCCAGATAAACCATTGCATTATTTCAAAAGTCTTCATGTCGTCTCTActgctattaatactactactgctactactactactactactgctactactactactactactgctactactactgatgctgctgctgttgctactccCAAATGTGCCAGATTACACGCCACACAGCTTCTCCCTACctcggcggtggtggtggtggtggtgtcagtggtgGGGGCAGTGGCTACTGTGgggtgtgtggtgagggtggtgtggGTGAAGATGGTGTGTCCTGCATTACACCGCCGGAAACAGGCATCACAAacgt GTCCAGAGACGGGAAGCAAGCCACGCCCACACGAACCCCCACGCCCACACAAACCCACACCAACCCAGCGCACATACCCACACTTCTCCGGCTCACTCCACTCCCTCGCCCCTCCACACACGCAGGGCACTGAGGAACCTACCTATGATGTGATGACCTGGAGTAACGTGGATGATGACGCATACGAAAAGGTGGATGACTTACTGGGTGGAAATGGGGCTTATGAAGTGCTGGATGACAGGTGGATGACGTGGCAGAGAGAGCAAGGGGCTAGTAATGTGGATGACGTGGAGAGTGAAAATGAACTAGTTTATGATGACGTAATGGATGTTACCAGAGTGGATGACTCGAGGATGTGCCCAGATGTAGTGTATGATGATGTGATGGCTGCCACTGTGGAGGATGAGACATATGAGGGGCTAGGAGGAGGGGACGGGAGTGGAGAGCCTGCAGTGGTGGGTGACAGTTGTGGTGTGTACTGGAATGTGGTGGAAGCTGGCAGGGCTCACAACCAGGCAGATGACTCAGTgctgtaccaaaatgctgaaatagtcaatgaaaatgatgatggttACAAGACAAATGAAGGAGTTTATGAAAATGTTGACAGTCAGAAGGCGTACAACTCAGGAACCTACGAAGACCCAATCAGCGTTCAGTACTACAAGGCGGCAGATCACGATCCAGTATATCAGGAAGTGAACGACGCTGCCACCATTTGTGAGGATGGCACTGAGGACATCTACCTCACCCCCCTGCCCGCGCCTCACCCCAAGTAA
- the LOC135096005 gene encoding uncharacterized protein LOC135096005 gives MQLQLESVQKRACRVILGPAYTTCEEVLTTLSLSRLSTRHREALEKFGRGLLHHPRLRHMLPPDAPRPVRATRHHNKITPLKAPRTDRYRLSEIPTMVRPINQ, from the exons ATGCAG ctccagttggagagtgtgcagaaaagggcgtgcagggtcatccttggccctgcatacaccacctgtGAAGAAgtcctgaccaccctgagtctgtccaggctatccaccaggcaccgagaggctctggagaagtttggaaggggactgctgcatcatccacgcctccgacacatgctgccgcctgacgcgcctcgcccggtccgtgccaccagacaccacaacaagataacgcccctgaaggcgccgcgcacggaccggtacagactcagcgagattcccaccatggtgcgacccatcaatcaatag
- the LOC135096003 gene encoding transmembrane ascorbate-dependent reductase CYB561-like has product MDMDTPTDLPLFTKLYTLAQVLGILSVVLVGVWVGLYRGGFGWSAFPDLQFNWHPFLMVLGLVLLYANGALIYRGFRSERKRKLKVVHAVVMVSALVCAVVGLVAVFKFHDSKGFANMHSLHSWIGLATVILFACQWLAGLLTFLFPGLRSSLRAAYLPLHQYFGLFIFAGAITSTLLGLSEKAIFVQSVGSESVLVNVTGLCVAVFAGLVTYLLSQPKFRRQATEDEVLLTDTVLE; this is encoded by the exons ATGGACATGGACACCCCGACAGACTTGCCTCTCTTCACTAAGCTGTACACGCTGGCGCAGGTTCTTG gcATCCTAagtgtggtgctggtgggcgTGTGGGTTGGTCTCTACCGCGGAGGTTTTGGGTGGTCAGCCTTCCCGGACCTGCAGTTCAATTGGCACCCGTTCCTCATGGTCCTCGGCCTCGTGCTGCTCTACGCTAACG GTGCCCTCATCTACCGTGGCTTCCGGTCAGAGCGCAAGAGGAAGCTGAAGGTGGTGCATGCCGTGGTGATGGTGTCGGCGCTGGTGTGTGCAGTGGTGGGCCTTGTGGCAGTGTTTAAGTTCCACGACAGCAAGGGCTTCGCTAACATGCATTCCCTCCACTCCTGGATCGGCCTTGCTACTGTTATCCTCTTTGCCTGCCAG TGGCTGGCTGGCCTTCTGACGTTTCTGTTCCCCGGCCTGAGGTCAAGCTTACGCGCAGCCTACCTGCCTCTCCACCAGTATTTTGGCCTCTTCATCTTTGCCGGCGCCATCACCTCCACCCTGCTTGGCCTGTCTGAGAAGGCTATATTTGtgca GAGCGTTGGATCCGAGTCTGTGCTGGTGAACGTGACAGGGCTGTGTGTGGCCGTGTTTGCTGGTCTGGTCACCTACCTTCTCTCCCAGCCCAAATTTAGAAGGCAGGCCACTGAAGATGAGGTGCTTCTGACAGACACCGTGCTGGagtag